TCACGGTGGGGTCTGTCTGCAGCCGCATCCCCTTACGCAACCGGTTAACAAACACTGACGCTATCAAGGGGCGCTCTTCGGCTTTACCGGTCTCTTTCTCAATGATGGAGGCCAGAATAAGCAGCTCATAGGCACTTGCCAGCGGCAAGTCCACTGCCCTTGCCTGCCAGGCCGCCGCCAGCTCTTGCTGCATCTTTAAATAACTTTGGCTCAGCAGCTTTTCCACATTCTGATTGGCATGATAGCTATAGGTATCGGGAAAAAACTTGCCTTCAGGCAGGCCGGAATCATCACCGTTCGCTTTGAGAACCTTGATGAAGACATCCTCTTCCCAGTTCAATCTGGGCGCAGTTTGCAGCTTTGTCTGCCATTCCCTCAGGGTTTGTCCTTCCACCAGGGTTATGGCGAAGTCTTTCACTTTACCGCTGATGAGCTTATCAAGCAGCGACTTAATAGTGTCGCCGGGGGTAATTTCATACAGTCCCTGACGAATGCCAGCCATGGCCGGATTCAGCCGCAGGTACCAGTCGTAATGCCATGAGGGTTCAAGGAGTCCTTGCTGAACCAACTCTTTACCCAGCGCTCGTGCATTGGTTCCGCGATTGAGTTCCAGCTCCCTCGCCTGCTCGAGTTGCAGCGGCCTGTTGGCAAAGGTTTCAAGCTCCTTCATGCCCCACAGGGCGGTGCCTGCGCCGAGCAAAGTCAAGGACATGAGTGCCCCGACTATCCCAATCAA
The window above is part of the Shewanella litorisediminis genome. Proteins encoded here:
- the mltG gene encoding endolytic transglycosylase MltG, with product MKRILIGIVGALMSLTLLGAGTALWGMKELETFANRPLQLEQARELELNRGTNARALGKELVQQGLLEPSWHYDWYLRLNPAMAGIRQGLYEITPGDTIKSLLDKLISGKVKDFAITLVEGQTLREWQTKLQTAPRLNWEEDVFIKVLKANGDDSGLPEGKFFPDTYSYHANQNVEKLLSQSYLKMQQELAAAWQARAVDLPLASAYELLILASIIEKETGKAEERPLIASVFVNRLRKGMRLQTDPTVIYGMGERFNGNITRKDLREDTPFNTYRIQGLPPTPIAAPGREALMAAAQPAQSDYFYFVSRNDGSHVFSRTLAEHNRAVNQFQRKQK